A genomic window from Macaca thibetana thibetana isolate TM-01 chromosome 16, ASM2454274v1, whole genome shotgun sequence includes:
- the NOG gene encoding noggin, with protein sequence MERCPSLGVTLYALVVVLGLRATPAGGQHYLHIRPAPSDNLPLVDLIEHPDPIFDPKEKDLNETLLRSLLGGHYDPGFMATSPPEDRPGGGGGAAGGAEDLAELDQLLRQRPSGAMPSEIKGLEFSEGLAQGKKQRLSKKLRRKLQMWLWSQTFCPVLYAWNDLGSRFWPRYVKVGSCFSKRSCSVPEGMVCKPSKSVHLTVLRWRCQRRGGQRCGWIPIQYPIISECKCSC encoded by the coding sequence ATGGAGCGCTGCCCCAGCCTAGGGGTCACCCTCTACGCCCTGGTGGTGGTCCTGGGGCTGCGGGCGACACCGGCCGGCGGCCAGCACTATCTCCACATCCGCCCGGCGCCCAGCGACAACCTGCCCCTGGTGGACCTCATCGAACACCCAGACCCTATCTTTGACCCCAAGGAGAAGGATCTGAACGAGACGCTGCTGCGCTCGCTGCTCGGGGGCCACTACGACCCGGGCTTCATGGCCACCTCGCCCCCCGAGGACCGGCCCGGCGGGGGCGGGGGTGCGGCTGGGGGCGCGGAGGACCTGGCGGAGCTGGACCAGCTGCTGCGGCAGCGGCCGTCGGGGGCCATGCCGAGCGAGATCAAAGGGCTAGAGTTCTCCGAGGGCTTGGCCCAGGGCAAGAAGCAGCGCCTGAGCAAGAAGCTGCGGAGGAAGTTACAGATGTGGCTGTGGTCGCAGACGTTCTGCCCCGTGCTGTACGCGTGGAACGACCTGGGCAGCCGCTTTTGGCCGCGCTACGTGAAGGTGGGCAGCTGCTTCAGTAAGCGCTCGTGCTCCGTGCCCGAGGGCATGGTGTGCAAGCCGTCCAAGTCCGTGCACCTCACGGTGCTGCGGTGGCGCTGTCAGCGGCGCGGGGGCCAGCGCTGCGGCTGGATTCCCATCCAGTACCCCATCATTTCCGAGTGCAAGTGCTCGTGCTAG